In the Tepidimicrobium xylanilyticum genome, one interval contains:
- a CDS encoding PTS fructose transporter subunit IIC, which produces MKKIIAVTGCPTGIAHTFMAEEALKNAAKELGIEIKVETNGAAGVENELTKKDIEEAIGVIVASDKHVDVERFNGKPVIETSVQDGIRRPKELIQKILDGNVPIRKDEVKFTRKEEEKQSVGRQIYRHLMNGVSNMLPFVVAGGVLIAVSFFWGIYSADPNSEQYNEIAAMLNAIGGHAFGLMVPIFTAFIAASISNRPGMIAGFIGGIIANETGAGFLGGIIAGFFAGYFMLWLTKVLSRLPREFEGLKSIFLLPLLGVLLTGTLMTILGKPVAQINDSMMNWLSSLQNANPILLGIVIGCMSAFDFGGPVNKAAYVTGTILLGQGNYYFMAGVSAACITPPLIIALATTIFKQEFTQDERAAGLVNYILGFTHITEGAIPFAAKDPLRVIPILMIGSSVSSILTYMMHVQVPAPHGGFLILPLVTKPFQWVLAIFVGSITGAILYGLYRRNRRRKMGEML; this is translated from the coding sequence ATGAAAAAAATTATTGCAGTTACAGGTTGTCCTACAGGTATTGCCCATACTTTCATGGCTGAAGAAGCTTTAAAAAATGCAGCAAAAGAATTAGGTATAGAAATAAAAGTTGAAACAAATGGGGCAGCGGGAGTAGAAAATGAACTTACAAAAAAGGATATTGAAGAAGCTATAGGGGTTATAGTTGCATCTGATAAACATGTAGATGTTGAAAGATTCAATGGTAAACCTGTTATAGAAACTTCAGTGCAAGATGGTATTAGAAGACCAAAAGAATTAATTCAAAAAATTTTAGATGGTAATGTACCAATAAGAAAAGACGAAGTTAAATTTACAAGAAAAGAAGAAGAAAAACAATCCGTAGGAAGGCAAATTTATAGACACCTTATGAATGGTGTTTCTAATATGCTTCCATTTGTTGTAGCAGGAGGGGTCCTTATAGCAGTATCATTTTTTTGGGGAATATATTCAGCAGATCCAAATTCAGAGCAGTATAATGAAATAGCAGCTATGTTGAATGCTATTGGAGGACATGCTTTTGGCCTTATGGTTCCTATTTTTACAGCTTTTATTGCAGCTTCAATTTCTAACAGACCAGGTATGATAGCTGGTTTTATAGGAGGAATTATTGCAAATGAAACAGGAGCAGGATTTCTGGGAGGTATTATAGCGGGATTTTTTGCAGGTTATTTTATGTTATGGTTGACAAAAGTATTATCAAGATTACCAAGAGAATTTGAGGGATTAAAATCAATATTTTTATTGCCACTACTTGGAGTATTATTAACTGGAACTTTAATGACTATTTTAGGGAAACCAGTTGCTCAGATAAATGATTCTATGATGAATTGGTTATCATCTTTACAAAATGCAAATCCGATACTATTAGGTATAGTAATAGGTTGTATGTCAGCTTTTGATTTTGGAGGACCAGTAAACAAAGCTGCTTATGTAACAGGTACAATTCTTTTAGGACAAGGTAATTATTATTTTATGGCAGGTGTTTCTGCAGCTTGTATTACTCCACCTTTAATAATTGCTTTAGCAACAACCATATTTAAACAGGAATTTACTCAGGATGAAAGAGCTGCAGGTTTAGTAAATTATATTTTAGGCTTTACTCATATAACAGAAGGAGCTATACCATTTGCAGCAAAAGACCCATTAAGAGTAATACCAATATTAATGATAGGTTCTTCAGTTTCATCTATATTAACATATATGATGCATGTACAGGTTCCAGCGCCACATGGAGGATTTTTAATACTTCCATTAGTCACAAAACCATTTCAATGGGTACTTGCCATATTTGTAGGATCTATAACAGGAGCCATATTATATGGGCTATATAGACGTAATAGACGCCGTAAAATGGGAGAGATGTTGTAA
- the pfkB gene encoding 1-phosphofructokinase → MIYTLTTNPAIDINFFSKTFEPSVVNRTEDAKYSPNGKGINVSLILKHYGIPSVALGFFGGFTGKYIVEELSKRDVKTIPIWVNEPTRINIFINDEKNEFKFVNEGPFVSIEAQSELINIIKGLRDCKYLVISGSLPKGIEEDYYCEIFQICQEKSIEVILDISSKKLKELLKYNPLLIKPNDEEVEAIFGYRINNEKDVKFVVKKLYEMGARNILLTMGEHGLYFYDGYKLYYCDAPRIKLLSSACAGDSSLAAFLSEWLFKGDLEFALKKASATGANVAESQGLGTLENVKDYVKILNVKEVK, encoded by the coding sequence ATGATATATACATTAACAACAAATCCAGCAATAGATATAAATTTTTTCTCTAAAACTTTTGAACCTTCAGTTGTTAATAGAACTGAAGACGCTAAATATTCACCAAATGGAAAAGGTATTAATGTTTCACTAATATTAAAACATTATGGTATTCCATCAGTAGCACTTGGATTTTTTGGTGGGTTTACTGGGAAATATATTGTTGAAGAGTTAAGCAAAAGGGATGTAAAAACCATACCTATATGGGTAAACGAGCCTACTCGAATAAATATTTTTATAAATGATGAGAAAAATGAGTTCAAGTTTGTTAACGAAGGACCCTTTGTATCAATAGAAGCTCAATCTGAATTGATAAATATTATTAAAGGATTGAGAGATTGTAAATATTTAGTAATAAGTGGTAGTTTGCCCAAGGGTATAGAAGAAGATTATTATTGTGAAATATTTCAAATATGCCAGGAGAAATCAATTGAAGTGATATTAGATATAAGTTCAAAAAAACTAAAAGAATTGTTAAAGTATAATCCATTATTGATAAAACCAAATGATGAGGAAGTGGAGGCGATATTTGGTTATAGGATAAACAATGAAAAAGATGTTAAATTTGTGGTAAAAAAATTATATGAAATGGGAGCGCGAAATATACTTCTTACTATGGGAGAACATGGATTATATTTTTATGATGGTTACAAATTATATTATTGTGATGCTCCTAGAATAAAGCTTTTAAGTTCTGCTTGTGCAGGAGATTCATCATTAGCAGCTTTCTTGAGTGAATGGCTGTTTAAAGGAGATTTAGAATTTGCTTTAAAAAAGGCATCTGCTACAGGAGCAAATGTGGCAGAATCCCAAGGATTAGGTACTTTGGAAAATGTAAAGGATTATGTGAAAATATTAAATGTGAAGGAGGTAAAATAA
- a CDS encoding MurR/RpiR family transcriptional regulator codes for MIIPISNDILEKLTETEKSVVNYINSNTDKLPSMSIVDVAEETFTSPATVSRTIKKCGLDGFTELRYILSKKDILNKDSKQVNAILGKSLMEATYTLEQISVSNILQVVELIKKSNRIYILARGLTELVAAEFSLKLLLMGYNAFEISDPNIMIEISKGLKKDELIIIFSLNGKTPELITSAKNAFELGCNVVSCCGSSNTELKEFSHIFLNGYKHSHISIKKFEVTSRLPLYIISRVIIDYLAIS; via the coding sequence TTGATAATTCCCATAAGTAATGATATTTTAGAAAAGTTGACTGAAACAGAAAAATCTGTGGTAAATTACATTAATTCGAATACAGACAAACTTCCAAGTATGTCTATAGTAGATGTAGCAGAAGAAACCTTTACTTCTCCAGCGACTGTTTCGCGAACTATAAAGAAATGTGGCTTGGATGGATTTACTGAATTAAGATATATTCTTTCTAAAAAAGATATTCTAAACAAGGATTCAAAACAGGTTAATGCTATATTAGGAAAGTCTCTTATGGAAGCTACTTATACTCTTGAACAAATATCTGTGAGTAATATATTGCAGGTAGTAGAACTTATAAAAAAATCTAATAGGATATATATACTAGCTAGAGGACTTACAGAATTAGTAGCAGCTGAATTCTCTCTAAAACTTCTGCTTATGGGGTACAATGCATTTGAAATTTCTGATCCTAATATAATGATAGAAATTTCAAAAGGGTTAAAAAAAGATGAATTAATAATTATTTTTTCATTAAATGGTAAAACTCCTGAGCTTATAACATCAGCTAAGAATGCCTTTGAGTTAGGTTGCAATGTAGTAAGTTGTTGTGGCTCAAGTAATACTGAATTAAAAGAGTTTTCCCACATATTTTTAAATGGTTATAAGCATTCTCACATTTCAATAAAAAAGTTTGAGGTTACGTCTAGACTTCCTCTTTATATTATATCTAGGGTAATAATAGATTATTTAGCTATAAGTTAG
- a CDS encoding PD-(D/E)XK nuclease family protein: MADRIVYLGPYNNTKSNQLFNKAIDYLKQGKGNKFYYILPNGILLEDYRRRIIEKVGGAFDINLFTFDDIVDRLLEDEFYIFIDANTKEILLYQIISRLKQYNKLNFYRNISNKRGFIYSLIRIIGEIKRSLVTVDMYLERCPKEPFYTEIGLIYDEYEKNLNSHGFIDREESFFKSLKMLKGNNSFFNDLDFIIIDGFFDFRPQEMELLREMSRADCSIFINMPFGRNDNFKTLLETIEFLEDLGYRVEREEEGKLTYYEKLANNLFSSVKGQLKPNSNIHVLKAADNYLELKKIVEIIKGHILEGAQLKDMAVVLLNPSEYKDKLFKVFEEEKIPCSLNKEIKLIQLPLIKELTYIFQVKENTKKSIINRIKSNYFSLCNTEERDKLEYYLRKLAFKSLEDLMERTGSNTKFHMPNLDFILKTLEEEFNLIPAKASINDYTLILMDFIKKYNIEEKILHIYNEIKDFKLFYRDISAINRLKDILNKISSLNKIIKEEITFRDYINLLSNYLDEESVIETMGNRNGINILSPVTVRGKKYRALFLVGLSQGNYPNLIEENFFFKEDNYLKLKEIGLDIKNYHQRLDKESILFTTAIAACGENLYLSYSENATEDEKDIPSMFLDEILNAIEGDKSEEKVDLITVDIDYLIKNNHNELTTKRELLQYILEKYALSQYEGEGLSISTDLDKNVFSEIDDKITCEIERNTKKFSKYSGNINDEHISEDIKNIHKGKIFSISYLESYGKCPYYFLLNNLLNVEEMEREFEDFTPLDRGKINHEVLKVYYYNYEDQIRKYILGIETFDPEETYDFILNKIKENMNQLGVDLNSKLWQLRIENNTNRILEFIKSDLNRLTKMKKKLIPVGYEIDFGRREPFEIEIDGVKIPFTGVIDRLDKYVGEDKYIIIDYKNSSYSIRNIEDMIAGTSLQLPIYILSQKSKIVGALYGIISTGEFQVKIGIVDEKNLINKKNKGALTEEELDELLNITKGFIRSYIESIHKGNFSVDPKECLPYCTYKNICRYKPKISLL; the protein is encoded by the coding sequence ATGGCGGATAGGATAGTCTATTTAGGGCCTTATAATAATACAAAATCTAATCAATTATTTAATAAAGCAATCGACTATTTAAAACAGGGCAAAGGAAATAAGTTTTACTACATATTGCCAAATGGTATACTTTTAGAAGATTATAGGCGAAGGATAATTGAAAAGGTGGGAGGAGCCTTCGATATTAATCTATTCACCTTTGACGATATTGTAGATAGGTTATTAGAGGATGAATTCTATATATTTATAGATGCAAATACTAAAGAAATACTCCTCTATCAGATAATAAGTAGGTTAAAGCAATATAATAAACTGAATTTTTATAGAAACATCTCCAATAAAAGAGGCTTTATCTATAGTTTAATTAGGATAATTGGAGAAATAAAAAGATCTTTAGTAACAGTGGATATGTATTTAGAAAGATGCCCCAAGGAGCCTTTTTATACTGAAATAGGGCTTATCTATGATGAATACGAAAAAAATCTTAATTCCCATGGCTTTATAGACCGGGAAGAAAGCTTCTTCAAATCCTTGAAAATGCTTAAGGGAAATAATAGTTTTTTTAACGATTTAGACTTCATCATAATAGATGGATTTTTCGATTTTAGGCCTCAGGAAATGGAACTATTAAGGGAAATGAGCAGAGCAGATTGTTCAATTTTTATCAATATGCCTTTTGGTAGAAACGATAATTTCAAGACCCTTTTGGAAACCATTGAGTTTCTTGAGGATCTAGGTTATAGAGTAGAAAGGGAAGAAGAGGGGAAACTGACTTATTATGAAAAGTTAGCAAATAATCTGTTTAGCAGCGTTAAAGGACAATTGAAACCAAATTCAAATATTCATGTTTTAAAGGCTGCTGATAACTATTTGGAACTAAAAAAGATTGTGGAAATAATAAAAGGCCACATCCTTGAAGGCGCCCAATTAAAGGATATGGCAGTGGTTCTATTAAATCCAAGTGAGTATAAGGATAAGTTGTTTAAAGTGTTTGAAGAAGAGAAAATACCCTGTTCTTTAAATAAGGAGATTAAGTTAATCCAATTGCCCCTGATAAAGGAATTGACATATATTTTTCAGGTCAAAGAGAATACAAAGAAGTCCATTATAAATAGAATTAAGAGTAATTACTTTAGCCTATGTAATACTGAAGAAAGGGATAAATTGGAGTATTATCTAAGGAAGTTGGCTTTTAAATCTTTAGAAGATTTAATGGAGAGGACAGGCTCAAATACTAAGTTCCATATGCCTAATTTAGACTTTATTCTCAAAACTTTAGAAGAGGAATTTAACTTAATTCCTGCTAAAGCTAGTATAAATGACTATACTCTAATCCTTATGGATTTCATAAAAAAATATAATATAGAAGAAAAAATTTTACATATCTATAATGAAATTAAAGATTTTAAGCTGTTTTACCGAGATATTTCTGCTATTAATAGATTAAAGGATATATTAAATAAGATTTCATCCCTTAATAAGATAATTAAAGAGGAAATTACTTTTAGAGATTATATAAACCTATTATCAAATTACCTTGATGAGGAAAGCGTAATAGAGACAATGGGAAACAGAAATGGAATTAATATATTATCTCCTGTAACCGTACGTGGAAAGAAATACAGAGCATTATTCTTAGTAGGTCTTTCACAAGGAAATTATCCAAATCTCATTGAAGAAAACTTTTTTTTCAAAGAGGATAATTACCTTAAATTAAAGGAAATTGGATTGGATATAAAAAATTACCATCAAAGGTTGGATAAAGAATCTATATTATTTACAACTGCTATTGCCGCATGTGGAGAAAACTTATACCTATCCTATTCTGAAAATGCTACTGAGGATGAAAAGGATATACCTTCCATGTTCTTAGATGAGATACTTAATGCTATAGAAGGCGATAAAAGTGAAGAAAAGGTAGATTTAATCACTGTAGACATAGATTATCTAATAAAGAACAATCATAACGAATTGACTACCAAAAGGGAGTTACTTCAATACATTTTAGAGAAATATGCTTTAAGCCAATATGAAGGGGAAGGCTTGTCTATTTCTACAGATTTGGATAAAAATGTTTTCAGTGAAATAGACGATAAGATTACATGTGAAATAGAAAGGAATACGAAGAAATTTAGTAAATACAGTGGTAATATTAATGATGAGCACATAAGTGAAGATATTAAGAATATCCATAAAGGAAAGATTTTCTCCATAAGCTATTTAGAATCCTATGGGAAATGCCCCTATTATTTCCTATTAAACAATCTATTGAATGTAGAGGAGATGGAAAGAGAGTTTGAAGATTTTACTCCTCTAGACCGAGGGAAGATAAACCATGAGGTTTTGAAGGTGTATTACTATAATTATGAAGATCAAATAAGAAAGTATATTTTAGGAATCGAAACATTTGACCCTGAAGAAACTTATGACTTTATTCTTAATAAGATAAAGGAAAATATGAATCAACTCGGCGTAGATTTGAACTCTAAATTATGGCAACTCAGGATAGAAAATAATACAAATAGAATATTGGAGTTCATCAAATCGGATTTAAATAGACTTACTAAGATGAAGAAAAAGCTTATACCTGTTGGATATGAAATAGACTTTGGTAGAAGGGAACCTTTTGAAATAGAAATAGATGGTGTGAAAATCCCCTTTACTGGTGTTATCGATAGGCTGGACAAGTATGTAGGTGAGGACAAATATATAATAATTGATTATAAAAATAGCAGCTATAGTATCAGGAATATAGAAGATATGATTGCTGGAACATCGCTACAATTGCCTATCTATATATTATCTCAAAAAAGCAAAATAGTTGGTGCTTTATATGGGATCATTTCTACGGGAGAATTCCAAGTGAAAATTGGTATTGTAGATGAAAAGAATTTAATAAATAAGAAAAACAAAGGAGCATTGACTGAAGAGGAGTTGGATGAACTATTAAATATTACCAAGGGTTTTATTAGATCTTATATAGAATCCATTCACAAAGGAAATTTTTCAGTAGATCCAAAGGAATGTCTGCCCTATTGTACTTATAAGAACATATGTAGATACAAACCGAAAATTTCTTTACTTTAG
- the nagZ gene encoding beta-N-acetylhexosaminidase, whose amino-acid sequence MKKICIFILLVVILSGCTRSNNSNNMGIEKRNEDVIIDEEDKTEEDMSEERKDNIKKIIGNMTLEEKIGQLLIIGIEDTEVDDHVMKMIEEYKVGGFILFKHNISNVDQATELLNSLKSLNKKNPIPLFLSIDEEGGRVSRLPNTFPKLPPAKEIGKVNDESISLQYGKIIGKRIKSLGFNINFAPVLDIDSNPNNPVIGDRAFGSDKNTVIGHSLKVMEGINQEGIISVVKHFPGHGDANLDSHVDLPVIEKDLTQLEDLELTPFIEAIRKGVDGIMVAHILFPKLDEEFPSTLSDKIISQLLRERLGYEGLIFSDDMTMGAIMRNYSIEDAASRFLKAGGDILLICHGYENYIKVFEQIKEEVKKGNLSEGEIDEKLYRIIGIKNRYKLEDKILEGIDLELLNSETQQFLDKINQ is encoded by the coding sequence ATGAAGAAAATATGTATTTTTATACTACTAGTAGTTATTCTATCGGGTTGTACAAGGTCTAATAATTCTAATAATATGGGCATAGAAAAACGAAATGAAGATGTGATTATAGATGAAGAAGATAAAACTGAAGAAGACATGTCAGAAGAAAGGAAGGATAATATTAAAAAAATAATAGGTAATATGACCCTTGAGGAAAAGATAGGCCAACTGTTGATAATAGGAATTGAGGATACGGAAGTAGATGACCATGTAATGAAAATGATTGAGGAATATAAAGTAGGAGGTTTCATTTTATTTAAACATAATATATCAAATGTAGACCAAGCTACAGAATTGCTTAATTCTTTAAAAAGCCTCAATAAAAAGAATCCAATCCCCTTATTCTTATCCATCGATGAAGAAGGCGGCCGGGTATCCAGATTACCTAATACTTTTCCAAAGCTGCCTCCAGCTAAAGAGATTGGTAAAGTAAATGATGAATCCATATCCTTACAGTATGGGAAAATAATTGGCAAGAGAATAAAATCCTTAGGATTTAACATAAATTTTGCACCTGTTTTAGATATAGACTCTAATCCAAACAACCCTGTAATTGGGGACAGGGCTTTTGGTTCAGATAAGAATACAGTCATAGGTCATAGTTTGAAGGTAATGGAAGGAATAAACCAGGAAGGAATTATATCAGTGGTTAAACATTTCCCAGGTCATGGGGATGCAAATCTAGATTCCCATGTAGACTTACCAGTTATAGAAAAGGATTTAACTCAGTTGGAGGATTTGGAATTAACCCCTTTCATTGAAGCTATAAGGAAAGGGGTAGATGGTATAATGGTTGCCCATATTCTGTTTCCCAAATTAGATGAAGAATTTCCTTCCACCCTATCTGATAAGATAATAAGCCAATTGCTCAGGGAAAGATTAGGTTATGAAGGGTTAATTTTTTCCGATGATATGACTATGGGAGCAATAATGAGAAATTACTCCATAGAAGATGCAGCGAGTAGGTTCTTAAAGGCTGGTGGCGACATATTATTAATATGTCATGGTTATGAAAACTATATAAAGGTTTTTGAACAGATAAAGGAAGAAGTTAAAAAAGGCAATTTATCGGAAGGAGAAATAGATGAAAAGCTATATAGAATAATTGGAATTAAGAATAGATATAAATTAGAGGATAAGATTCTTGAGGGTATAGACCTAGAGTTGTTAAATAGTGAAACCCAGCAGTTTTTAGATAAGATAAATCAGTGA
- a CDS encoding C40 family peptidase, with amino-acid sequence MNKLAIIIDTIGPLKQEIGFDKEAADESVFGRLVTILREERDNWYYVETDYKYRGYVHESYLLIDSEKAKKWDEEANYIINWGIVDVMKEPKYQSYNIKLLTRGAVIKLTGNEEENWAEVELPNDEKGWVRKELIGKRIKPGTEIDENSFRKKVVETALTYLGTQYRWGGKTPLGIDCSGLASISYLINGVIIYRDAKIKEEFGMKRITRDQIKIGDLLYWPGHVAIYIGNDKYIHSTGASGGVVINSLNPEHDDYREDLADVKEFGTVF; translated from the coding sequence ATGAATAAACTAGCAATTATTATTGATACCATAGGACCTTTAAAACAGGAAATAGGCTTTGATAAGGAGGCTGCTGACGAGTCGGTTTTTGGAAGATTGGTAACCATATTAAGAGAGGAAAGGGACAATTGGTACTATGTGGAAACGGATTATAAGTACAGAGGCTATGTTCATGAGAGTTATCTATTGATAGATAGTGAAAAGGCTAAGAAATGGGATGAGGAAGCTAATTACATTATAAATTGGGGTATTGTAGATGTGATGAAGGAGCCAAAATATCAAAGCTATAATATTAAGCTTTTAACCAGAGGTGCAGTTATTAAATTAACAGGAAATGAAGAGGAAAACTGGGCAGAAGTAGAATTGCCTAATGATGAAAAAGGATGGGTTAGAAAGGAACTAATAGGAAAAAGGATTAAACCAGGAACTGAAATAGATGAAAATTCCTTTAGAAAAAAGGTAGTAGAGACAGCCCTAACCTATCTGGGCACCCAATATCGATGGGGTGGGAAAACGCCTTTGGGCATTGATTGTTCAGGCCTTGCATCCATATCATACTTAATCAATGGAGTTATAATATATAGGGATGCTAAAATAAAAGAGGAGTTTGGTATGAAGAGGATTACAAGAGATCAAATTAAGATAGGAGACCTATTGTATTGGCCCGGTCATGTAGCCATTTATATTGGTAATGATAAATATATCCATTCAACTGGGGCTTCAGGGGGTGTGGTAATAAATAGCCTAAATCCAGAACACGATGATTACAGGGAGGATTTAGCTGATGTAAAAGAATTTGGAACTGTGTTTTAA
- a CDS encoding ATP-binding cassette domain-containing protein — translation MNNTKREAILEVKNLRVEFGKKKRDRFVAVDDVSFHIYKGETFGLVGESGSGKTTIGRAICRLVETAGGEVLFKGKKINGKIDKELDKELTRKIQMIFQDPMASLNERAKVDYIVSEGLYNTKNYKDEEDRKRKVERALLDVGLLPEFASRFPHEFSGGQRQRIGVARALIMEPEFIIADEPISALDVSIRAQVLNLLSKLQREKGLTYLFIAHDLSVVRFITDRVAVIHKGKIVELAETEKLYNNPLHPYTRALLSAIPLPDPLLEKQKVLEVYDPSCHNYDNNPPKWIEIEPEHFVLGNDEELEGYKKRLEKIRVEV, via the coding sequence ATGAATAATACTAAAAGGGAAGCAATATTGGAAGTGAAAAATTTGCGAGTTGAATTTGGCAAGAAAAAAAGGGATAGATTTGTTGCAGTAGACGATGTAAGTTTCCATATTTATAAAGGTGAGACCTTTGGGCTGGTAGGTGAATCTGGTTCAGGAAAGACCACCATTGGTAGGGCCATTTGTAGATTAGTGGAAACCGCTGGAGGGGAGGTATTATTTAAAGGAAAGAAGATAAATGGTAAAATTGATAAGGAATTGGATAAAGAACTGACAAGGAAAATCCAAATGATATTCCAAGATCCTATGGCTTCTTTAAATGAAAGGGCTAAGGTGGATTATATTGTTTCTGAAGGATTGTACAATACAAAGAACTATAAGGACGAAGAGGATAGGAAGAGGAAGGTTGAAAGAGCCTTATTAGATGTTGGTTTATTGCCAGAGTTTGCTAGTCGATTCCCTCATGAATTCTCAGGAGGACAAAGGCAGAGGATTGGGGTTGCTCGTGCACTTATAATGGAGCCTGAATTCATCATTGCTGATGAACCCATATCCGCATTAGATGTTTCCATCCGAGCCCAGGTATTAAACCTATTGTCTAAACTTCAAAGGGAAAAGGGATTAACCTATTTATTTATAGCTCACGACTTGTCAGTAGTTAGATTTATTACCGATAGAGTAGCAGTAATTCACAAGGGGAAAATAGTGGAATTGGCCGAAACGGAAAAACTATATAACAATCCATTACACCCCTATACAAGAGCATTGCTTTCAGCTATTCCTTTGCCAGATCCATTATTGGAAAAGCAAAAAGTACTGGAGGTTTATGACCCAAGTTGCCATAATTATGATAACAATCCTCCTAAGTGGATAGAAATAGAACCAGAACATTTTGTTCTAGGTAACGATGAAGAATTAGAAGGATATAAAAAGAGATTAGAAAAAATAAGAGTGGAGGTATAA
- a CDS encoding ABC transporter ATP-binding protein, which translates to MNDSNVILSVKDLVVKFNLRGNVLTAIRGASLDLYEGESLAIVGESGSGKSVFTKAFMGLLDANGWIESGSILYKGEDLAKYKREDDWIKIRGKEFAMVFQEPMTSLNPLRSIGSQVEEAVTLHQRLRGDEAKQKVIEILNDVGIVNPEKRYYQYPHEFSGGMRQRVVIAIAVACNPKILICDEPTTALDVTIQAQILNLLKKLQKKYKLTIIYITHDLGVVANVADRIAVMYAGDIIEIGTCEEVFYNAQHPYTWALLSSLPQLGVKGEDLYSIKGTPPNLFNEIKGDAFAPRNERALKIDFVKRPPYFHVSPTHKAKTWLLHPKAPKVEPPESIKFLRKKWQVMSNE; encoded by the coding sequence ATGAATGATTCAAATGTGATATTGTCTGTCAAGGATTTGGTTGTAAAATTCAATTTAAGAGGAAATGTTTTGACAGCTATAAGAGGAGCCTCTTTGGATTTATATGAAGGAGAGAGCTTGGCAATTGTAGGGGAATCTGGCTCTGGAAAATCCGTTTTTACTAAAGCTTTCATGGGATTATTAGATGCCAATGGTTGGATAGAATCAGGTAGTATTCTATATAAAGGAGAAGATTTGGCTAAATATAAAAGAGAAGATGATTGGATAAAAATTCGAGGTAAAGAATTTGCTATGGTATTTCAAGAACCTATGACATCCTTAAATCCTTTGAGAAGTATAGGAAGCCAAGTAGAAGAAGCTGTTACTCTCCACCAAAGACTAAGGGGAGATGAAGCTAAGCAAAAGGTAATCGAAATATTAAATGATGTAGGTATAGTAAATCCAGAGAAAAGGTATTATCAGTATCCCCATGAATTTTCAGGTGGTATGAGGCAAAGAGTGGTTATTGCAATTGCAGTAGCCTGCAATCCTAAGATTTTAATATGCGATGAACCGACTACTGCCCTGGATGTAACCATACAAGCTCAAATATTGAATCTATTAAAGAAATTGCAGAAAAAATATAAATTGACTATCATATATATTACCCACGATTTAGGAGTAGTGGCAAATGTGGCAGATAGAATAGCAGTTATGTATGCAGGGGATATAATAGAAATAGGTACCTGTGAAGAGGTATTCTATAATGCGCAACATCCTTATACTTGGGCCTTGCTCTCCTCTTTACCTCAACTAGGCGTAAAGGGAGAAGATTTGTATTCTATCAAGGGAACGCCGCCAAACCTATTTAATGAAATAAAAGGTGATGCTTTTGCGCCTCGAAATGAGAGGGCATTAAAAATAGATTTTGTAAAAAGGCCTCCCTATTTTCATGTTAGCCCTACCCATAAGGCTAAAACTTGGTTGCTACATCCAAAAGCACCAAAGGTAGAACCGCCAGAATCCATTAAATTTTTACGAAAAAAATGGCAGGTGATGTCCAATGAATAA